CGCCGTCGAGACGCCCGCGTTGGGGTTGTGCGGCGCGAAGGTCATGTAGCGGGACTTCGCCATCGCGGCGGCATGCTGGAGCTCCTGGATGCTGCCGTAGTTGGTGACGTCGGGCTGAACGATGTCACAGGCCTGCGTGCGGATCAGGTCGGCCATCGTCTCGTTGTTATAGATGCGCTCGCCGGTCGCGACGGGCATGTTCACCTGTTTCGTGATCTCGGACATCACCTGGCGGTCCTCCAGTTCAACCGGCTCCTCGAGGAACATGATGTCGTACTCCTCCAACCCGTTCGCGACCTCGATCGCACCCCGGCGCGAGAACCGGCCGTGACAGTCGAGCGCGATGCCGACGTCCCAGCCGACGGCCTCCCGGACGGCCTCCAGCAGGTCGGCGACCTCCCCGATCTGGTCGTCGGTAAGCGAGTACTCGTAGTGGGCGAAGGGGTCGCATTTCAGTGCGGGATACTCCTGTTCCTCGACGGCTTTCTCTGCGTGGTGTGCGTAGTTCTCGGGGGTGCGCTCGCCGATGTGCCAGCCGTTCGCATACACTGGAATCTCGTCGTGGATCTTCCCGCCGAGGAGCTTCCAGACGGGTTCGCCGTAGTATTTCCCCGCGATGTCGAGCAACGCGATGTCGAAGGCGTTCGCGACGGCGTTGATGAGCTTGCCCGCGCGCCACGCGAAGGGGTCCCGGCGGAGCCGACGGCTGATCGCCTTGCGGTTGAGCGGATCCTCGCCGATGAGGTAGTGTTTGTGCGCGTCGGCGGTCGCCTCGAGCGCGGCGGTCAGTCCCTCGCCCGAGAGCGCCTCTCCGACGCCGCTTACCCCCTCGTCGGTGTGGACCTGGACGAAGAACCAGTTTCGCCAGTCGGCGTCGACGACGAACGTCTCGACTTCGGTGATCTCCATGATCGGGGATCCATGCGAACCCTCATACCGGTTTCGAATCCC
The Halalkalicoccus subterraneus genome window above contains:
- a CDS encoding mandelate racemase/muconate lactonizing enzyme family protein codes for the protein MEITEVETFVVDADWRNWFFVQVHTDEGVSGVGEALSGEGLTAALEATADAHKHYLIGEDPLNRKAISRRLRRDPFAWRAGKLINAVANAFDIALLDIAGKYYGEPVWKLLGGKIHDEIPVYANGWHIGERTPENYAHHAEKAVEEQEYPALKCDPFAHYEYSLTDDQIGEVADLLEAVREAVGWDVGIALDCHGRFSRRGAIEVANGLEEYDIMFLEEPVELEDRQVMSEITKQVNMPVATGERIYNNETMADLIRTQACDIVQPDVTNYGSIQELQHAAAMAKSRYMTFAPHNPNAGVSTAAALHLCAGIENLEVLEHMSRDVPWGDEIVKHDFEVEDGTLEVPDKPGLGVEFDAEAAREHPGEPKDSHSLFDAEGALKRP